CCCACGACGGCTCCGAGACCGTCGGAGACTCGTTCTCCTACACCATCGACGATGTCTCGGGCGCCACCAGCAACGTCGCCAGTGTCACCGTCACCTTGAACCCGCAGAACGATGCGCCCACCTCCTTTAATGATGCCGCCATCGTGAACGAAGGCGCCAGCGTCATCATCAACCTCTCCGGCAACGACACCGACCCAGATAACGCACTGGATCTCAGCTCGATCGTGATCAGCTCGGCCCCGGCCAACGGCACACTGGTCGACAACGGCGACGGCACGCTCACCTACACCCACGACGGCTCCGAGACGGTCGGGGACTCGTTCTCCTACACCATCGATGACGCCTCCGGCGCCACCAGCAACATCGCCAGTGTCACCGTCACCGTGAACCCGCAGAACGACGCCCCGACCGCCACCAACGACTCGGCCTCCGTGAATGAAGGCGCCTCCGTCGTCATCAACCTCACCGGCAACGACACGGACCCCGACAACGCACTCGACCTCAGCTCGATCGTCATCACGAGTGCTCCCGCCAACGGCACGCTCGTCGACAACGGCGACGGCACGCTGACCTACACCCACGATGGCTCCGAAACCGTCGGCGACGCCTTCTCCTACACCATCGACGACGCCTCCGGCGCTACCAGCAACGTCGCCAGCGTCACCGTCACCGTGAATCCGCAGAACGACGCCCCGACAGCCAATCCGGACGCTGCGGCCGTGGGCGAGGCGGCAAGCGTTGTCATCGACCTCGCGGGCAACGACGTCGATCCCGAGGGTTCCCTTGATCTCAGCTCGATCGTGATCACGGCCGGCCCCGCAAACGGCACGCTCGTCGACAACGGCGACGGCACACTCACCTACACCCACGACGGCAGCGAGACCCTCGTAGACAGTTTCAGCTATTCGATCGACGACGCGGCCGGCGCCACCTCGAACGTTGCTTCGGTGAGCCTGACGATCAACCCGCAGAACGATGCCCCCGTTCTGGCGACGTTCGGTCCGACACTCACCACGGTCGACGAGGACGCCACCACCAACAGCGGCACCACCATCGCGACGATCGTGGGCGGGTCGATCAGCGACGCGGACACATCACCCGTGGAAGGCGTCGCCGTAACCCACATTTCCAGCGGAAATGGCAGCTGGCAATACTCCACGGACGGCGGCGCGACCTGGGGCGCGGTAGGTGCTGTCGGAAATACCAACGCTCTCTTGCTGCGCGACTCCGATCGCATCCGCTTCGTTCCGGATGGCCGGAACGCGGACTCGGCCTCGATCGACTACCGCGCCTGGGATCGCACCAGCGGCGTGGTCGCGACGAAGGTCAGCACCAACACGAACGGTGGGGCGACCGCCTTCTCGACCGGTGTCGATTCGGCCGATATCACCGTCACGGGCGTGAACGACGCCCCTGGCCTCGGGAACGCTGCGCTGGCCCCCCTGGACGGGAGCGCAGCAGACGCGGCCGGCGCCACGATCGCGTCCCTCTTCTCCGGGAAGTTCTCGGACGTCGATGCCGGTTCGAGCCTCGGCGGCATTGCGGTCGTTGGCAACGGAGCTGCTGCGTCCGACGGAACCTGGGAGTACTCGAGCGACGGCGGCGCGAACTGGTCGGCAGTGGGCTCGGTGGCCGACGGCGCCTCGGCCCTCGCTCTCGCCCCGTCGGCCCTTCTGCGCTTCGTGCCGGCTGCCAGCTTCACCGGCACGCCGACCGCGCTGACGGTGCGCGGCCTGGACAATACCTACGGCGGCGGCTTCGCCACGAATCCGGGCGGTACCGAGACACGGATCTACGTGAACACCTCCTCGAACGGCGGCAGCTCGGCCATCGCCGGGGGCACCGCTGGCGTTTCGGCCCAGGTCCTGACCGGGGGCGTCGAAACGGCCGTGGGGGTGGGCCCGACCGTTGGACCGACGGAGCCGGGAATCGACGAAGCGATCGACAATGCCATCGAGGACGGCCCGCAGGAGCAAACCGAGGAGGAGGCTGGAGAGGAGACCGCACCGGCTGCAGCAGTGGATACCGAAACGCCCGCGAGTCCCGGCCCGGTCTCACTCGGGTTGATCTCCGGCGCTGGCCAGCCCGAAGCCCCGTTCGAGTGGCCACTCCCGAGCGAGCCGACCGCCTTCCCGACCGGACAGTCCGAAGCGTCGCAGCTACGCGAGAGCCCCAGCGAGCTTCGCCGCGAGGCATCCGAACGTGACCAGCTCTCGGGCCCGCTGGCTCAGCTCGAGGGCTTCTTCAGTGGCTTCGCCGACGACCTGGCCTTCCTGAACTCCGACACAGGCTTCCTCGATGAGCTGGACCGGATGCGGGACGTGGCACTCGAGCAGGTGGAGCTGGAGCAGGCCCTGGTCGGCTCCAGCGTCGCCATGACGGCGGGGCTCTCGATCGGGTACGTGGTCTGGCTCACCCGCGGCGGGCTCCTGCTCGCCAGCATGGCCTCCTCGATCCCGGTCTGGCGGCTGGTGGATCCCATCCCGATCCTCGCGAGCCTGGCCCTCCGGAGCGAGGAGGAAGGAGAGGACGCCGAATCCCTCGACTCCATGGTCCGCGATGGCCAGACGCCGGATGACGACGCGGCCGAGCCCGAAGCCGGGCTCGAGAAGCCCTGAACCATGGACACCACCGAGGGGGGTAAGGTCGGACGACGGGTCCGACGATGGTCCATGCGGGGGCGGAACGGACCATGAAGAGCCTGAGCCCGAAGACCCACATCTCCCTGGGCCAGACCTTTCTGCTGATCAACGTGCTGTTGGCGGCGATTCTGCTGGGGATCGTCCCGGACCGGGACCAGGCCGTTCGCGAAGGCCGTGCTGCCTTGGCTGAGGCGGTCGCTGTCACCGGCTCCGCCCTCATTACCCGGGCGGATCTCGACGGTCTGCGAACGACGCTGAGCCTCGCTCAGGAACGCAATGACGACGTCCTCTCCGTGGCGGTCCGCCGCGCGGACGGAGTCGCATTGGTTTCGGTGGGCGACCACGAGCAGCACTGGGACGTCAGCCACGGGGACGTATCCACGAACACCCAGGTCGCGGTGCCGATCTGGTCGCGCGGAAAACGTTGGGGCACGGTCGAGCTGCGCTTCCGCCCGCTCGGGAGTAGCGGCTGGATCGGAGTCGTGACCTCGTCGGAAGCGAAGCTGTTGGGATTCATGGCCCTCGGCTGCTTCGTCCTCTTCTACCTCTACCTGCACAAGATGCTGAAGCACCTCGACCCGTCGCAGGCGGTGCCGCCGCATGTGCGCTCGGCCCTCGACACCCTGGCCGAGGGCCTGCTGGTGATGGACACCGAGCAGCAGATCGTGCTCGCCAATCAAGCGCTCGCGGAGCTGGTCGGTCGTGAATCGGGTGAACTCCTGGGGCGTAAGGCGCAGAGCCTGGGCTGGGCCGAGGCCGACGGCACGCCCCGTGATCCCACCACCTACCCGTGGGCTCGAGCGCTCGCGGACGGACTGCCGCGCAAGAACGAGCTCATCTACATCACGGATCATGCGGACGAGCTGAGGACCTTCATCGTGAACTGCTCCCCCGTGCTCGGAAGCGGCGGAAAATACGGTGGCGTGTTGATCAGTCTCGACGACGTCACCCAGCTCGAGGAGCACAAGCTCCAGCTCTCCGAGGCCAAGGAAGAAGCGGAGGCGGCGAACGAGGCGAAGAGCGAGTTCCTGGCCAACATGAGCCACGAGATCCGCACCCCGATGAACGCCATCCTCGGTTTCACCGAGGTGCTGCGTCGAGGCTATGGATCGACCGAGGAGGAACGGCAACGGCACCTCGCGACCATCCACTCGAGCGGTGAGCACCTGCTCCAGCTCATCAACGACATCCTCGACCTCTCGAAGATCGAGTCCGGTCGGATCGAGGTGGAGAAGCTGCGGGTCGCGCCCCACGCGATCATCCAGCAGGTGATCAGGGCGCTCGGTGCGAAGGCGCAGGAGAAAGGCATCTCGCTGGAGCTCGAGATCGACGGGCCGATCCCGGAAACCATCGAGTCCGACCCGACCCGTCTGCGCCAGATCGTCACGAACCTCGTCTCGAACGCCGTCAGATTCACGGAGGCGGGCGGGGTCCGGGTCGTCGCCCACCTCGAAGAGGATGCCGGGGTTCATCTACTCGGCATCGACGTGGTCGATACGGGAATCGGCCTCGAGCCCGAGGCTCTCGAGAAGATCTTCGAGCCCTTCGTTCAGGCGGATAGCTCGGTGACACGCCAGTTCGGGGGGACCGGACTTGGGCTGGACATCAGTCGGCGCTTCGCTCGATTGCTAGGCGGCGACATCGTGGTAAACAGCGAGCTTGGAAGCGGGAGCACCTTCTCGGTCTCCATTGATCCCGGGCCGCTCGAAGGCGTTCAGCGACTCGAGCCGGAGGAAGCCCTGGCCGCAACGGAATCCTCCGCGGAAGAAACCTCGGGCCACTGGGTGTTTCCGACGTCGCGGATCCTCGTGGTCGACGACGGTGAGGAGAACCGCGAGCTGATCGAACTCGTGCTGGGCGAGGTGGGGATCGAAGTCGAAGGCGCCGAGAACGGGCAGGTCGGCGTCGACATGGCGCTCGCCACGCCCTTCGACGCCATCCTGATGGACATGCAGATGCCCGTCATGGACGGCTACACGGCAACCGCGCGCTTACGTGAGGAAGGCCTGGAGACACCGATCCTGGCCCTCACCGCCAACGCGATGAAAGGCTTCGAGCGGAAGTGCCTGGAGATCGGCTGCACCGGCTACTTGACCAAGCCAGTGGACATCGATGTCATGCTCGAGACCTTGGCCGAAGTGCTGGGCGGCGAGCGCAGAGCGGGGGAGCGCACCGGGCAAGCCCTCGCTACGCCCCTGGCGTCGACGACGGGCGGGCCCGTGACCTCGCGGCTCGCATCGAACCCGACGTTCCTGCCGACCCTCGAGAAGTTCGTGACGCGGCTCGGGACCAAGCTGCTCTCGATGGAGGCGAGCATCGAGGCGAACGACTTCGAGCAGCTCGCCGCGCTGGCGCACTGGCTGAAGGGAGCGGCGGGCACGATCGGATTCGACGCTTTCACCGAGCCCGCCGAGACACTCGAACTGCTTGCCAAGGAGCACAAGCAGGCGGAACTCGAGGGGGCGGTCGACGAGATTCGAGCGCTGGTGGAACGCATCCAGCTACCCGGTTCGAGCGTGGCGGATCCGGGCACACCCACCCGCGCGGAGCACACCCCCGCGCAAGCAACGAAAGCGGCCCCCACGATCGGCCCGATCCGTTCCCGCTTGGCCGACAGCCCGGGAATGGAGCCGATCCTCGAAAAATTCGTCCAACGGCTCGAGGCCCGGCTCGAAGAAATGGAGCGCCACTTCGAGGCGCGGGATTTCGACGAGCTCGCGGGACTGGCTCACTGGCTGAAGGGCGCGGCCGGCACGATCGGATTCGTTGTTTTCACCGAGCCGGCCGAGGCCCTCGAGGGGCAGGCCAAGGGCAAGCGAGTCGAGGAGATCGGCGCGTCCCTGGCGTCGCTCCGCGGCCTGGCGGAGCGGATCGAGCTCGGCGGGGCAGATCTCAAGTAGTTGCCTCGACCACCGACACGAAATACTAGGGCCGGAATCCCCACTGGCAGGCGAATGGACGAACCACTCCATGAATTCCCCGACGAACTCCAGCGAATGCCCCACCATCCTGATGGTGGACGACGAGCCGACCACGCTCGAAGTCATGGAAATGTTCCTGCGGGCGGCCGGCTACGAACGGCTCGTCCGAACCAGCGACTCGCGAACGGCCCTGGAATTGGTCGAAGAGGCCCGGCCAGACCTCCTCCTGCTCAATCTGATGATGCCCCACATGGACGGCATCGAGGTTCTGAAGGCCATTCGTGGTGGGCAGCCGGAACTGCGGGACCTCCCCGTCATCATCGTCACGGGCTCGAGCGATCCCGCGACCAAGCAGCGGGCCGTCGACCACGGCGCCACCGATTTCCTCCGCAAGCCTGTCGACCCGAGCGAACTCTTGCTTCGCGTGCGCAACACCCTGTCGGCCACTGGCCGAGGCTTCGCACTGCCCAGCCCGCAGACAGAGCGACCGAAGCGCACCCCCCGGCCGCAGCGGTCGGCTACGGGTGCCCCGTTGATCTCTCACCTCATGGGAGACAGCGAGCGCTCCCAGGCGATCGTCGCGTCCTTCGTCGGCCGGTTGCGGGCCCGCCTCGAGGAGATGGAGGGGTGCCTCGAGGCTCGCAATTTTTCCGAGCTCGTCCAGCTGGGGCATTGGCTCAAGGGAGCCGCGGGCACGGTCGGGTTCGACGAGTTCACCGAACCTGCCGCGGCCCTTCAGTTGCTCGCCGGGGAGCGCAAGCACGAGCCGCTCGAGAA
This sequence is a window from bacterium. Protein-coding genes within it:
- a CDS encoding tandem-95 repeat protein; translation: HDGSETVGDSFSYTIDDVSGATSNVASVTVTLNPQNDAPTSFNDAAIVNEGASVIINLSGNDTDPDNALDLSSIVISSAPANGTLVDNGDGTLTYTHDGSETVGDSFSYTIDDASGATSNIASVTVTVNPQNDAPTATNDSASVNEGASVVINLTGNDTDPDNALDLSSIVITSAPANGTLVDNGDGTLTYTHDGSETVGDAFSYTIDDASGATSNVASVTVTVNPQNDAPTANPDAAAVGEAASVVIDLAGNDVDPEGSLDLSSIVITAGPANGTLVDNGDGTLTYTHDGSETLVDSFSYSIDDAAGATSNVASVSLTINPQNDAPVLATFGPTLTTVDEDATTNSGTTIATIVGGSISDADTSPVEGVAVTHISSGNGSWQYSTDGGATWGAVGAVGNTNALLLRDSDRIRFVPDGRNADSASIDYRAWDRTSGVVATKVSTNTNGGATAFSTGVDSADITVTGVNDAPGLGNAALAPLDGSAADAAGATIASLFSGKFSDVDAGSSLGGIAVVGNGAAASDGTWEYSSDGGANWSAVGSVADGASALALAPSALLRFVPAASFTGTPTALTVRGLDNTYGGGFATNPGGTETRIYVNTSSNGGSSAIAGGTAGVSAQVLTGGVETAVGVGPTVGPTEPGIDEAIDNAIEDGPQEQTEEEAGEETAPAAAVDTETPASPGPVSLGLISGAGQPEAPFEWPLPSEPTAFPTGQSEASQLRESPSELRREASERDQLSGPLAQLEGFFSGFADDLAFLNSDTGFLDELDRMRDVALEQVELEQALVGSSVAMTAGLSIGYVVWLTRGGLLLASMASSIPVWRLVDPIPILASLALRSEEEGEDAESLDSMVRDGQTPDDDAAEPEAGLEKP
- a CDS encoding response regulator, yielding MKSLSPKTHISLGQTFLLINVLLAAILLGIVPDRDQAVREGRAALAEAVAVTGSALITRADLDGLRTTLSLAQERNDDVLSVAVRRADGVALVSVGDHEQHWDVSHGDVSTNTQVAVPIWSRGKRWGTVELRFRPLGSSGWIGVVTSSEAKLLGFMALGCFVLFYLYLHKMLKHLDPSQAVPPHVRSALDTLAEGLLVMDTEQQIVLANQALAELVGRESGELLGRKAQSLGWAEADGTPRDPTTYPWARALADGLPRKNELIYITDHADELRTFIVNCSPVLGSGGKYGGVLISLDDVTQLEEHKLQLSEAKEEAEAANEAKSEFLANMSHEIRTPMNAILGFTEVLRRGYGSTEEERQRHLATIHSSGEHLLQLINDILDLSKIESGRIEVEKLRVAPHAIIQQVIRALGAKAQEKGISLELEIDGPIPETIESDPTRLRQIVTNLVSNAVRFTEAGGVRVVAHLEEDAGVHLLGIDVVDTGIGLEPEALEKIFEPFVQADSSVTRQFGGTGLGLDISRRFARLLGGDIVVNSELGSGSTFSVSIDPGPLEGVQRLEPEEALAATESSAEETSGHWVFPTSRILVVDDGEENRELIELVLGEVGIEVEGAENGQVGVDMALATPFDAILMDMQMPVMDGYTATARLREEGLETPILALTANAMKGFERKCLEIGCTGYLTKPVDIDVMLETLAEVLGGERRAGERTGQALATPLASTTGGPVTSRLASNPTFLPTLEKFVTRLGTKLLSMEASIEANDFEQLAALAHWLKGAAGTIGFDAFTEPAETLELLAKEHKQAELEGAVDEIRALVERIQLPGSSVADPGTPTRAEHTPAQATKAAPTIGPIRSRLADSPGMEPILEKFVQRLEARLEEMERHFEARDFDELAGLAHWLKGAAGTIGFVVFTEPAEALEGQAKGKRVEEIGASLASLRGLAERIELGGADLK
- a CDS encoding response regulator produces the protein MNSPTNSSECPTILMVDDEPTTLEVMEMFLRAAGYERLVRTSDSRTALELVEEARPDLLLLNLMMPHMDGIEVLKAIRGGQPELRDLPVIIVTGSSDPATKQRAVDHGATDFLRKPVDPSELLLRVRNTLSATGRGFALPSPQTERPKRTPRPQRSATGAPLISHLMGDSERSQAIVASFVGRLRARLEEMEGCLEARNFSELVQLGHWLKGAAGTVGFDEFTEPAAALQLLAGERKHEPLEKVIEELWDLADRISIDPGTEG